From one Vicia villosa cultivar HV-30 ecotype Madison, WI unplaced genomic scaffold, Vvil1.0 ctg.000233F_1_1, whole genome shotgun sequence genomic stretch:
- the LOC131625700 gene encoding protein FAR1-RELATED SEQUENCE 6-like, translating to MEREHLVTVGDDSHFLEEEDLKMDDPSVCCERLPDGECIEILKDEDDVLIGLDCQNDVSEGRKEFLAPAVGMEFDSYDDAYNYYICYAKEVGFCVRVKNSWFKRNSKEKYGAVLCCSSQGFKRIKDVNNLRKDTRTGCTAMIRMRLVESRRWRIREVTLEHNHVLGAKIHKSVRKIGRGTKNKLLPSSDDRVQTIKLYRALVIDAGDGNSNSNARDDKALCEYSNELNLRKGDTQAIYNFMCRMQLTNPHFFYLMDFNEEGHLRNVLWVDARSRAACGYFSDVIYFDNTYLTNKYEIPLVAFVGINHHGQSVLLGCGLLAGETTESYAWLFRTWVMCMSGCSPQTIITDRCKALQSAIAENFPKSHHCFGLSLIMKKVPEKLGGLCNYDAIRKALVRAIYETLKVIEFEAAWGFIIQRFGLTDHEWLRSLYQDRVHWAPVFLKDKFFGGMAATRSGENLSPFFDKYVHKQTPLKEFLDKYELALHKKYMEESLADIESRSSSPLLKTKCSFELQLSKMYTREIFRKFQLEVGEMLSCFGTTQLHVDGPIIIFLVKERVLVEENKRKIKDFEVLYSRSVGEVRCICCCFNFYGYLCRHALCVLNFNGVEEIPPKYILSRWKKDYKRLYVPDHNSDSSDSIGSIQLCNKLFKSVLQVVEEGMISGDHYNVALQAFEESLNKVHDVEQRHE from the exons ATGGAGAGGGAACATCTTGTTACAGTGGGCGACGACTCTCATTTTCTCGAAGAAGAAGACTTAAAG ATGGACGATCCTTCTGTTTGTTGCGAACGATTACCGGATGGAGAATGCATTGAGATTCTGAAAGACGAAGATGATGTACTAATTGGATTAGATTGTCAAAATGATGTTTCTGAAGGAAGAAAAGAGTTTCTCGCACCCGCTGTCGGAATGGAATTTGACTCGTATGATGATGCTTACAATTATTACATTTGTTATGCCAAAGAGGTGGGATTTTGTGTGAGGGTGAAGAATTCATGGTTCAAGAGAAATAGCAAAGAAAAATACGGTGCAGTGCTTTGTTGTAGCAGCCAGGGTTTCAAGAGAATAAAAGATGTTAACAATTTGAGAAAAGATACGAGAACCGGTTGTACTGCTATGATAAGGATGAGGTTAGTGGAGTCTCGGAGATGGAGGATACGCGAGGTGACCCTTGAACATAACCACGTCTTAGGTGCGAAGATTCATAAATCGGTTAGAAAGATAGGAAGGGGAACTAAAAACAAGTTGTTACCTAGTTCGGATGATCGGGTGCAGACAATAAAGTTATATCGAGCACTTGTGATAGATGCGGGTGACGGTAATTCAAACTCCAATGCAAGAGACGATAAAGCTTTATGTGAATATTCTAATGAGTTGAACCTAAGAAAAGGTGACACGCAAGCCATTTATAATTTCATGTGCCGTATGCAACTGACTAATCCACACTtcttttatttgatggatttcaATGAGGAAGGACATTTGAGGAATGTATTATGGGTTGATGCGAGATCTAGGGCTGCATGTGGCTATTTTAGCGATGTCATTTATTTTGACAACACTTATTTGACAAACAAATATGAAATCCCTCTTGTGGCTTTTGTTGGAATAAATCACCATGGTCAATCTGTGTTATTAGGTTGTGGTCTGCTTGCTGGGGAAACGACCGAATCATATGCTTGGTTATTTAGAACATGGGTTATGTGTATGTCAGGATGTTCTCCTCAAACTATTATTACAGATAGGTGCAAGGCTTTGCAGAGTGCAATTGCGGAAAATTTTCCCAAATCTCATCATTGTTTTGGCTTGTCGTTAATAATGAAAAAAGTACCAGAAAAGCTTGGAGGCTTGTGCAATTACGATGCAATTAGAAAAGCACTGGTTAGAGCCATTTATGAGACATTAAAAGTGATTGAATTTGAGGCCGCATGGGGCTTTATAATTCAACGTTTTGGGCTTACTGACCACGAGTGGCTTCGTTCCCTATATCAAGACCGAGTTCATTGGGCACCGGTATTTTTAAAGGATAAATTTTTTGGTGGAATGGCTGCGACACGCTCTGGTGAGAATCTTAGTCCATTTTTTGATAAATATGTGCACAAACAAACTCCTTTGAAAGAGTTTCTTGACAAGTATGAACTAGCTCTTCATAAAAAATACATGGAAGAATCTTTAGCAGATATTGAGTCACGAAGCTCAAGTCCCTTGCTGAAAACCAAGTGTTCTTTTGAACTGCAGCTCTCTAAAATGTACACAAGAGAAATATTCAGGAAATTTCAACTTGAAGTGGGAGAAATGCTCTCTTGTTTCGGGACGACTCAATTACACGTCGACGGTCCCATCATAATCTTCTTGGTCAAAGAGCGTGTTTTGGTTGAGGAAAACAAACGGAAGATTAAGGATTTCGAAGTTTTGTACAGTAGATCAGTAGGTGAAGTTCGTTGTATATGTTGTTGCTTTAATTTTTATGGATATCTATGTCGGCATGCATTGTGTGTACTCAATTTTAATGGGGTGGAAGAGATTCCTCCTAAGTACATTCTTTCAAGGTGGAAGAAAGATTACAAGCGCCTTTATGTTCCTGATCACAATTCCGATAGTTCTGATAGTATCGGCAGTATTCAATTGTGTAATAAGTTATTTAAAAGTGTCCTACAAGTTGTGGAGGAGGGAATGATTTCTGGAGACCATTACAATGTAGCATTGCAGGCTTTTGAAGAATCACTTAATAAGGTTCATGATGTAGAACAGAGGCATGAGTAA
- the LOC131625701 gene encoding protein FAR1-RELATED SEQUENCE 8-like, with the protein MNDNIVCSPNDKGLLLTTNLDITIDEGSLHGEQLLEVEGKELENDCSQLFEIDGCEHENGRDENETAVVDSNSRESQGKDFQPPVVGMEFETYDDAYNYYNSYAKEIGFAIRVKSSWAKRNSKEKRGAVLCCNCEGFKTIKEANSHRKETRTGCLAMIRLRLVESNRWRVDEAKLEHNHSFDPERAQNSKSHKRMDSGAKRKFEPTLDVEVRTIKLYRMPNVDASGYGSSNSNEGGTSNNVKFSRRLKLKKGDAELISNYFCQRQLESPNFFYVMDLNDDGQLRNIFWIDSRSRSAYSYFGDVIAFDTTYLSNNYEIPLVAFVGINHHGQSILLGCGLLADETFDTYIWLFRAWITCMSGRPPQTIVTNQCKTLRSAIAEVFPRAHHRICLLQVMQSIRGCMVQFQEYEAFQMALTKVIYDPKTVDEFERDWDALTQHLRTRNHEKLQSLHEEREHWAPVYSKDTIFAGISDYENGESVVPFFKGHVHQQTSLKEFFEIYEIVQQKKQNSEALDDLESHNSSPLLKTRCFYELQLSKLYTNAIFRKFQDEVVMMSSCFCVSQIQTNESIVTYMVKEHQVEESIRDDRHFEVMYDKAVAEVRCICSCFNFKGYLCRHALYILNYNGLEEIPCQYILSRWRKDCKRLYVPHLSSDDVDITNPVQCFDHLYKRAMQVVEEGMISQNHYMASWQAFKESLNKIRCVADRIE; encoded by the coding sequence ATAGATGAGGGATCTTTGCACGGTGAGCAACTACTTGAAGTTGAGGGCAAAGAGCTCGAGAATGACTGTAGTCAATTGTTTGAGATTGATGGATGTGAACATGAGAATGGACGGGATGAAAATGAAACAGCAGTTGTTGACAGTAATAGTAGAGAATCTCAAGGAAAAGACTTCCAGCCACCTGTCGTAGGAATGGAGTTTGAAACTTATGATGATGCCTACAACTATTATAACAGCTATGCTAAAGAAATTGGATTTGCTATACGGGTTAAATCATCTTGGGCCAAACGTAACAGTAAAGAGAAGCGTGGTGCTGTCTTGTGCTGTAACTGTGAGGGTTTCAAAACAATTAAAGAAGCTAATAGTCATAGGAAAGAGACAAGAACAGGCTGTCTAGCAATGATTAGATTGAGATTAGTGGAGTCTAATAGGTGGAGGGTTGACGAAGCCAAGCTTGAGCATAACCATTCATTTGATCCTGAGAGAGCACAGAACTCTAAATCACATAAGAGGATGGACAGTGGGGCCAAAAGAAAATTTGAGCCAACTCTAGATGTTGAAGTGCGGACAATCAAGTTATATCGAATGCCAAATGTAGATGCTTCTGGTTATGGGAGCTCAAATTCTAATGAAGGAGGAACTAGCAACAATGTTAAATTTTCCAGGCGTTTGAAACTAAAAAAAGGTGATGCAGAACTTATTTCTAATTACTTCTGTCAGCGTCAACTGGAGAGTCCTAATTTTTTCTATGTGATGGATCTGAATGATGATGGACAACTGAGGAACATATTTTGGATTGATTCTAGATCTAGGTCAGCATATAGTTATTTTGGTGATGTGATTGCATTTGACACAACATATTTGTCAAACAATTATGAGATTCCACTTGTTGCATTTGTTGGTATTAATCACCATGGACAATCTATTTTGCTAGGATGTGGTCTGCTTGCAGATGAGACATTCGATACCTATATTTGGTTATTTAGGGCATGGATTACTTGTATGTCTGGTCGCCCTCCACAAACTATTGTTACAAACCAATGTAAGACCCTGCGAAGTGCAATAGCAGAGGTTTTCCCGAGGGCTCACCATAGAATTTGTCTATTGCAAGTCATGCAGAGTATCCGTGGATGTATGGTGCAGTTTCAGGAATATGAGGCATTTCAGATGGCGCTAACAAAAGTGATATATGACCCTAAAACAGTAGATGAATTTGAAAGAGATTGGGATGCCCTGACTCAACATCTTAGAACAAGAAATCATGAAAAGCTTCAAAGCTTGCATGAGGAACGAGAGCACTGGGCTCCAGTATACTCCAAGGACACAATTTTTGCTGGAATTTCTGATTATGAAAATGGCGAGTCTGTGGTTCCCTTTTTCAAAGGTCACGTACATCAGCAAACTTCGTTGAAAGAATTTTTTGAGATTTATGAAATAGTTCAACAAAAGAAGCAAAACAGTGAAGCTCTTGATGATTTGGAGTCACACAATTCAAGCCCGTTACTGAAAACAAGATGCTTCTACGAGCTACAACTCTCTAAATTGTACACAAATGCAATATTCAGGAAGTTCCAAGATGAGGTGGTGATGATGTCCTCCTGTTTCTGCGTCTCACAAATTCAAACAAATGAGTCAATTGTGACATACATGGTAAAAGAACATCAAGTGGAGGAATCTATAAGAGATGATAGGCATTTTGAAGTCATGTATGATAAAGCGGTAGCCGAAGTACGTTGCATATGTAGTTGCTTTAACTTCAAAGGCTACCTATGCAGGCATGCCTTGTATATCCTTAATTACAATGGCTTGGAAGAAATTCCATGTCAATATATTTTGTCAAGATGGAGGAAAGATTGTAAGCGATTGTATGTACCTCATCTCAGCTCAGATGATGTTGATATTACCAACCCAGTTCAGTGTTTTGATCATTTATACAAACGTGCTATGCAAGTAGTTGAAGAAGGCATGATATCTCAAAACCATTATATGGCTTCTTGGCAGGCATTTAAAGAgtctttgaataagattcgatgTGTAGCTGACAGGATTGAATAA
- the LOC131625677 gene encoding kinetochore protein NDC80 homolog, with protein MRPPVGSSNVRRQPKESSYLPPTPLNSHRDSDVSLASSRPSSVGIPSLDVYKDRSYQHNATATINSFLASHDFNISFKPSSSPSAKQIHQTLIFLVGLLDFNINKIEDLPPLLKFLNYPHKLNISVLKSPAAPHQWPSILALIHWLVQASLLHLSFSSSSQTTSLHTNNIVFQYYLNAYLNFIRGDDEAISELDEEIQTRILHEKSNTENRLAATEQKVSQLEAELEGLRSAPSQKDLLEKEKEMLEGDIIKFHKIIDEFGSRIESAERVLVEKEKQLEAKAVESDNICEENKMLKNKVESQPFNTRDVERMKRELQAAETDAGEAELARNDWEEKCWELDRTLANNIRDLEPIIRDCNQALTRLKIGDGIQYVLNPKGTTPVEIMGIDYKVTLKPALNSFADDIKKSTMVKLEEVIALQQKSNESAARIEGKRDQLAALQFHIDQLETQIDTIKKETQDYTSRCDAEAKNMTKDIQLADHDMSIMERESAEIFKASELKLEETIRQCEEEIQMHGLELYKVIDSVTKYKELLGSKVSKIKGELLETVTEVANIYREAFPEKYSYILEACRQIEKIE; from the exons ATGAGACCTCCGGTGGGAAGCAGCAACGTCCGTCGGCAACCGAAAGAGTCATCCTACTTACCACCAACTCCCCTAAACAGCCACCGCGACTCCGACGTGAGTTTAGCCAGTAGCCGTCCATCCTCCGTCGGAATCCCTTCTCTGGACGTTTACAAAGACCGTTCCTACCAACACAACGCTACCGCAACCATCAATTCATTCCTCGCCTCTCACGATTTCAACATCTCTTTCAAACCATCTTCCTCTCCTTCCGCTAAACAAATCCACCAAACCCTTATCTTCCTCGTCGGCCTCCTCGATTTCAACATTAACAAAATTGAAGACCTTCCACCACTTCTCAAATTCCTGAATTACCCTCACAAACTCAACATTTCCGTTCTCAAATCCCCCGCTGCTCCTCATCAGTGGCCTTCCATTCTCGCTCTCATTCATTGGCTTGTTCAGGCTTCTCTACttcatctctctttttcttcttcctccCAAACCACCTCTCTCCACACCAACAACATCGTCTTCCAATACTATCTCAATGCATATCTCAATTTCATTAGAGGTGACGACGAAGCCATCTCCGAACTCGACGAGGAAATTCAAACCAGGATTCTCCATGAGAAGTCTAACACTGAGAACAGACTTGCCGCCACCGAGCAAAAGGTCTCTCAATTGGAGGCTGAATTGGAGGGATTGAGGTCTGCTCCTTCTCAGAAGGATTTACTGGAGAAAGAGAAGGAAATGCTTGAAGGTGATATCATTAAGTTTCACAAGATTATTGACGAGTTTGGGTCGCGGATTGAGTCGGCAGAGAGGGTTTTGGTGGAGAAGGAGAAACAGTTGGAGGCTAAGGCAGTGGAGAGTGACAACATCTGTGAAGAGAATAAAATGCTAAAGAACAAGGTGGAGTCACAACCTTTCAATACTAGAGATGTCGAGAGGATGAAAAGAGAGTTACAGGCCGCGGAGACGGATGCTGGAGAGGCTGAACTTGCTAGGAATGATTGGGAGGAAAAGTGTTGGGAGCTTGACCGTACTCTTGCAAATAACATCCGAGACTTAGAACCTATCATCAGGGATTGCAACCAAGCCCTTACGAG GTTGAAGATTGGTGATGGCATTCAATATGTGTTGAATCCCAAGGGAACCACGCCTGTGGAGATCATGGGTATTGACTACAAAGTCACGCTGAAGCCCGCACTTAACTCATTTGCGGATGACATCAAGAAAAGTACTATGGTGAAATTGGAAGAGGTCATTGCTCTTCAACAAAAGTCCAACGAAAGTGCTGCTAGGATTGAGGGGAAAAGAGATCAGCTTGCTGCATTGCAGTTCCACATTGATCAA CTCGAAACTCAAATAGACACAATAAAGAAGGAAACTCAGGACTACACAAGTAGATGTGATGCTGAAGCTAAGAACATGACAAAGGATATCCAGCTAGCAGATCATGATATGAGTATTATGGAAAGAGAGTCAGCTGAGATTTTTAAG gcATCTGAATTGAAATTGGAGGAAACGATCCGACAATGTGAAGAAGAGATTCAAATGCATGGTCTAGAACTCTATAAGGTGATTGATTCAGTCACCAAATACAAAGAACTGTTGGGATCTAAAGTCTCAAAGATTAAAGGGGAACTCTTGGAAACCGTAACTGAAGTCGCAAATATATATAGAGAGGCATTCCCAGAAAAATATAGTTATATATTGGAGGCATGCCGCCAGATTGAGAAAATTGAATGA